The segment CTGCATAGCTATTGTTTTGGtaatgattaaaaattaatgtgtccggctgcagtgtgGTGAGCCTCCTTTGTGCCTTTATTTTCAAGTGCTTTCAAAAATAGCCTCAGTTCATGCTACGCACACTAACACTGAATAGGTATTTAGGAGTCCACATGCTTTAAAGAGCATATCTTGAATGCTTCCAAGcagctttttccttcagctgttgATGTGGTGCATGTATTTTGTATTGCAACTTGAAATCCAGTTCATATAGCTGGATTATGTGCCCCTCCTGCTGCTATGAAACTGCATTTGAAACTAAAAGCTATTCAGTCATGACCTCCCTGCTGAAATAATAGTGCTTCCCTCTCCGAGTGTACTGAGCATTGTTAACATTTGCTATAAAATTACCTTGGCGATTCACAAAGCTCCTCTTGTGATAGATTTGTtagctgcttctccagcctcaGCCTGCCTTTGTGTGCTGGAATAGTGAGTAGGCTCTCCTTTAGAGTCTTGGTTTTATCCCATCTTGGGGAGCAAATGTTGGATGGCCTGTCCCTTATTCATTGACTGATGCAGTCAGAAAATGTTCTGAGCTGGAAATCACAGTCACTGTTGTGGAGCTCATGGTCCTGGAGGCAAGGCTTGTAGGGTGTGGGGAATATGTGAGTATGTACTTActcctcttctttctcagaCTCAGTATTATTGTGCTGATAGCTGGTGTGTTGCTTATCTTGCTTTGCTCTCATCTGTATCTTCTTTCATCTTAACTGGCTCATCTCTTTGAGCTTTAAAACATCTGTGGCAGCACCCATggatttgtgtgtgttgtgACAGTCTGTCAACAATCAATTAAGATTATCTTTGCTTAAAAGTTTATTCACTTGGGATCAAATGTCTTGATTTCTTAATCTGTTGTTGGCTATGTCAAAGCTCTGCTCTGTCCATAATTTCTGTCTTTAGCTGGAAACTGCTGATTACCTTTTCTTGTCAGACTTTTCTCAATGCTGGAATGAAATGCTGAAGAACCTTCTCCTGTAGCTGGTGAAGTGCTCAAATTGTTCTGGTTATTACAAgttaatgctgctgctgtttatcCTAAGCAGTTACTAACAGAGTAAATTCAATCACTTGCAGTAGTACAAGAGAGAGTTTTTCAGGGTCCTGTAGGAATAGGACAGTCATACTTTTCCAAGACAAGCTCCAGTGCCCTGTCCTTGAAGCATCTTTTCTAtggcaaagagaaaattaattctggATAGGAAGCCTGTGACCGCATGTACGTTCATAATTTATAAGCTGacacagacatttttctctgGTTTGCATCACTGTTGCAGGTCATTTGGTAGCACTTATATTTACATAGCTGTGTGACACCAGCAAACAGTCCCTGCTCTGAGTGTCAGTGATAACTACAGACTGTTGGATTCTGTGTAGCTGGGGCAAAATGCTGTCAGAAAATGTGGCAGGCCAAGCCAGGTCTCCAGCAGGGATTGTTCTGATAGTGCAGATGTTCTTCCCTATACTTGTTAGGACTGGCTTGTGTGTGTGACAGtaaacaggagctgctgcactAGGCTGTTTTGAGAATGTCAGTCCTGCATCTGAGAGAAAGGGTCAACCAAGGCGTAGATGATGAAGTGCTGTCTGTAGTGTAGGTGGATTATTCTTTTTCATGAGCTTCAGTCAAGATGATGTGACCCAGTTGGTTCACTTCACTCTGCTGGATCTTGTGGCTTGGGTGGGGCTGAGTGTTGCACACAACTGGTGGATGGTTGTGTGAAAACCAACTCACCTTGCTCTGAGCATTGGGTTCACTGGCTGTTCCACTAAGTGAAGAGTCTAAGTTCTGACAGCTGCTGTTCAACTACCCTATCTGCTAGTCTAAATGATAAATAACCCTTTAAAGGTCACATGTTTACTTCTCTATCTCAGAAGACATTTTGTCCCACAGGttggatttatttctttaatgcaGCAAGGCATTATGTATGGGTAACAGTTGGTCAGGGCTTTGGCTTCACTGCTATTCATTTCTAAACAGCAAAGGATAAAAGCACTTGAGTTGTTCCATCTCTTGTCTTGGACTTCTCTAGTGACTGTGTGGCTGTTCTTGTGCTCGGAAGGTTTTCTGAGAGGTGcctgaaagcagctttgtttAGCCTCCTTTTAGCCtcttatttatgttttttttccttttaattctggGTCTAATATGTGGGGGAGGAGACACATAAATTCCCAGTCCCATTCTGACCAGCAAAGCTCTTACATTTCCTGGATTTTGAACAGAGAGCTCTGTGTCATGCCCTTCTTTCGGATTTCAGGTGGTAGCTTGCAGGGGAGGGAAGCTGTGCTCTGTTGAAAACTTACTGTAACGTGTTGTAGCTCGTCAATAATCAGGGCTATACTCCTAACAGCatcaagatttttctttatttacctCTGATGTTGTCAGCACATGAAAAATTCCTACTTTCTCTGGGCTTCTGAGATGTAAGAAACTCTTTCAGCAGTGCTTGAATTCTGCTTTGCAGTCATGTTCTGACAAGGAAATCTATTGAGGATTAGGAATATGTGTAATGGCAGCTAAAGAGTTGCAAGAACCAACATAGATTGTATCTGTGTCTGCTTATCTGGAACTGTGCATGAGACTGCCTCACTTGAGCTGCAGAAGGTGAGGAGAACTTCCCTGATTTCATGGAGGTCTTGGAAGCAAGGGGTGGAAACTTAAATTATCATGCATGTCATGAGATCTTGTGTGTAGTCCTGTTTTGCCCATAGCTCCATTAGCAACAGAGTGGCCAACAGAAagaaggaggcaggaggaggctggataAAGTATTCAGCAAATGATGAATCAAGCTGACAAACTAGCTAGTGAAACAGAACAGTGGTGTTATTTCTGTTCACTGTCCCTAGCTGGATAATGCTGGCCAGCAGTTTCAGGCAGGAATTTCAAACACTGCTCAGCCAGGTGTCTATCAACAACAAGTCAATCTTCACTTGTTTAGGTTGGATGATTTTGGATAGAGGATTTGTCCAAACTGGAGGATATTTGCTCCTGCAGCCATTGCTCTGTTAATACCTTGAACTTGTTAAATATCACAGGGGTACTGGGGTTTGTAGAAAGCATTAATGCTCTTCGCTCTGTCAGCCTTTATCTAGTGAGGTACATTCTGCTGTAGGATGTCCCTGGCTGCCAGATACGTTTAATCTTGTTTTTGACTGGTTTTACTATTTAGGTGTGGTGTGCTCAGGATGTCCCTGTTCTTCTAACATGAGTGATTATCTTTCCTCTCCAGGTGTGTCTGGTAGAACATAGCATTAGTACTTGGTGATGCTTATGGTTGGCTGAAGTCTGGGGAGGTTTGGCAGGCTGGTTATGTAAGTctgaaactgctgcttcttctgttgGATCAGCCTGTTCAGCATTAATGGTgaggctgtgctgcacaggCTGAGGCAGGGATGGTTGTCTGGACCAAGGTGAATCTGTAGGCACTGAGGAGGTATGTAGTATCTAAACATGGAATGTGCCAAGATGCCAGGATTGTATTTATTTAGGCTGGATTGATCTTGCTGTATGATAATGAGGCTATAGCATACAGATCTTTCCTGGTACAATCTCAGATACTGCTGCTATGAACTGTCCTGGGGTTGTTCTGTATTGGGTATGAATTGTAGTGCTCGAAGTAGCGCTGCTTTGGTGTAGCTGAAACCCTGAAAGGTGAAGTAATTTCTTGGGAGGCAGAGGGTGAGGGACTGCTCAGGGTCTAAGTTAACTACACTGGAAGCAAATCACCTGTTCTGAGCTCCAACTGGAATGTTCTGCAAGTAAATACAAAGGAGCTCTGATCTTTCTCTGGCAAGCCTGCTCTGATACAGTACTCCCTTTCCAGCTAGGATTCTTTCTGTCAATAAACTCCTTCACTCAGTTCGTCTGTTCTGTACTCAGCCTTTAGTGAGGCTACAGTACAGAAATGACTTAGCAAATCAAGTTTATTCACAGTAGTCACTTTCCTGCTGACAAAGCACATTAGACTTGAACATCTGAGAAGAACAGAAGCTTGAAATCTCAGCAGTCTGCCTGCTGATCCTGTGGAGCTTGGTCTGGTCTTGGTCACAAGGaaggtgattttatttttgaccAGCTGTCTCCATGCAAGGTTTGTTCCTAGTCTTATGCCAGAATAGAATCCTCTGTGTAAATTATTGTGCTGCCTGTGTACTTGTTGGGAGAGTCTGTGTTCCAGATCCCTGCTTGGTTTCTATATAGTGATGGGAATCACAGTCCCTATGGGAAGAATCCTACCATGCAGAGGAGGGTCAAGTGGCCCCTGAGAACCTGACTTCTCAGTTAGTCTGCTGTTGTCATCAACTCCGGCAGCAAAACTGCTTGCTCTAATCCAGAAGGGAGAGTGTTGCAACAAGAATCTCATTCTAAAATGATTACAAAATCCAAACCATTAAGATGACATTTGCATCTTGATGCCAAGCTGTCTTTCAGGACCTAGAAGTGAATTGTGTGCATGGGAAATCTGGGTCAAGAGGGATGCAGCTTTCTCACCTACTTTCTCTAGTTTTTGGTGGGCAGTTTTCCCTTTTACTGCAGGTGCTGGGAGTAAGATTAGATAAGACATGGCAAGTTCCAGCTTCTGTAAAGGTGGTCcctgtttttattgttgttcttCTGGGACTTGAACAGGGTCTCCACTGCTGCCAGAATGAGTGGGGACTTGCTATGaatgtccttttcttcctccagtgACCCTGTCATTGTTATTGGAAGGCAGGAGATTTCCTGCTCCACCCTACCGGGTGCTGACACTGAGCTgtaatggatttattttttttttagctgtcttGTGGGTGCACAATGTAAAGGGAGATTTCCTACCTCATGTAGCTGGTAAACAACATTAAGAAGCCAGCTGTGCTAATTTCTGGTTGGTTTCTTTCCTAGGTATCTTGAGATACTAATCAAAGGGAGCACAAGGTTAATCTCTTGTGAGAAGAAATCAGGCATTTCCTGGATTGGGCAAAACTAGAAACTCAATGCTCCAGCTCAACTCTGGAAATGTCTGAACCGTGAGACCCCAATTCCTGAAAAGAAATCCCCCCTATTTCATAAGCCTACGAGGGGTAACTAGGAAGGGCCTGACAATTCCTGCAGAAGTTTTCCTACTAAGAGTGGTTAAGCCCTGGAAGAAGGATCTTTGGGAAGAAGAGGTATCTAggcaagagaaggaaagagatttttttttttttttttttccctcagcctGGGGTAGGAGGAGTAAGGAGTTGCATGAATAGGGAGCAGTTCTTTTATGAACAGTATCAGTGTTTTCACTGCATGTACCTCAAAAGAGGAATAGGATCTTACACAGCATGTATGGAGAGCAGTGAATGAATGGTATGGCAGCATTTGTGTTACCTTTTAGAAGGAGTCACTACAAAAGCTTCCATCACAACTGGGAGGAGTGTTTCAGAACAGTGTGTACGTGCTGGGGTGCTGCCTTCAGATTCTTAGAGCCCTAGGGGGGGTGTGCAGTGAGATTGTTGGCTCTCAACCCCTCCCTGGGCAATGAGTCTGGTAGAACTAAAGCTGTGCTCACCTGCAAGCAGAGGTGGATTTCAGAAGCTAAGCCATGTGGAAGTTAGCTGCTCCAGCAGATCACTGCTGTAGCTTTTGATTATCCCTTTTGCAAAGCTTCCCAGGCTTTCTTTTATTTGGGCTGTAGAagtgcagggctctgctccctcAGTCTGATGATGGTGAGAGAGATGCAGAGGGTGACAAAGAGGACATGTGTGTTCTTGTCTTGTTTGTTCTTCCCTGTGGTCCAGAAACACGTCAGCAATCCTGCCCTGGCTCTCAGATCTTTCAGTAGCTGAGCTTCCTGGTTTCTCTATGAATTGTCTTGTTTTCCCAGAATGGTGTAGTAGgggtcattaaaaaaaaaataaaaatcatacgTATCATGTTTTGATGCTTCTGAAGTGGAAGGGAGTGGATGGGCAAGAGGATTGGGATAGAAGAAGGCTTCTGTCAGTAGTGATTAAAGGCCTCTGTCAGAGCTATAGattttgcataaaataaagATATGAAATGGGTTTtgacttttaattttcttgtctGTGTAGACAAACTGAGGAGTCAGTGTGGGGGGAGGTAAGGAAAGCTTCTGTACCCTATTTTATCCTGGAATTAGTATTTCTGCAGTTTGCACAGGCAGCTTTCTCAAATGTATCTTGCAAATGGACTCTTCCTTTTCATGCCTTGTATTCAGATTGCTCAGGTGCTGTTCAGATGTTCAATTCTGCctgttcttctctttccctgtgGACATGTAATCCTCTGGCCCTAATCTGCTCAAGGCAGTCTGTTCTGCAGAGGCATGCCAGCCACTTGGCTAGAGCTCTGCAGCCTAACAGGACAGCAGTTTCTTCTTACAGGGCTGCATATGGCTGTTTTCATCCCTTCTTTCTGCATCCTGTGCCAGGATTGCATGAGTTTGCTGGTTGGTAAGTGAAGAGACTTGCTGTTCTGCCTTGTTTTATTGAAGTTCTAAAACAGGTATTGTTGTCTCTCAAGAtttccccctcaaaaaaaaaagtgtagttACCCCAGTCAATTTTTTTGTGATACAGACTAATGTGGTATTGGAACTGGGTGGGCAGAAGGGCAAACACTTCTTCAGGGATGGctgtcctcttccagtttaCCACCTCTAGCTGCTTGCAGCCTTCCCAAGTACCCCTCAGTCAAAGTTGGCATTGTACCATTTATTGTTGTAAGTAGCAAACCAGGGAATAGAGTTCTGTATTTAGTGTCTCCAGGGAATGTGGTGCTTTTTGAGTTCATATTAGGAAGGTTCCTATATTCCTTTGCAGTTCTGTGCTGGAAGTTCATTTTAAGTATAGATTTGAATTCTACGAAAGTAGATGCTGTGGCCACCCcactttcttccagttttctccCACCCAGTGGCACACAGAGACAGGCAGTCAGCCCTGCAGTCCCCCCAACAGATTTGTTGGGACTATCTGTACTAATGTTTTTTTATGGACTGGGGaatcattatttaatttttgctcTTCCTCCTTTACAATTGAATTCATGAGGGTTTCAAAATGACAAAGATTAGTGGTTGTTCTAGTTGTGAACTTTGCTAGAAAGCATGATGTGGTGTTACTGCTTTTCCACCACCATTAGAAAAGGTTACAGTGAGTTCTTGTTTGCTTCTGGTGCCTGTCAGGGGAATTTTGTTCCCAGTTACCCATCAGTCAGGCTTCTGGGCTGTTATGGTTTGAGTGGGCCAGGCTAATGTTATGGTACCAATATGAGGACCTAGACAGAGGGTCTTTAGGACCCTGAGGGATGTGGGGGGTCAGGATCccctcccatttcctgccaTGCTTTATAAAAGCAGGAGCACCGAAAGCCTGTCCACCTTTCTGCTCGCACCTTCTGTGGTCATTGAGGCtgggttttgtatatatttgtagaTACGTCTTCTTCATCCCATGTGTTACTATCCCTTCCCTTTTCTAGTTTTAATTTCCAACCTTTAGGTCTCTCTTTCTCATTCCCCTTTTACCTTCTCTTGGGAGAGTGTAGGGGGGTAACAGAGAGCAGTTCTGCCCTCTGGTTTTTGGTTTGCCTTGACCATTAAACCAAGACACAGGCTTTCTATGGCTTGTTGAAGGAtgtgctcaaagcctcatctgAAGTCTGAAGGACAGAACAAGCATTGCCATGAGGCCTCTGCTTCCCAGAACCTTTTGATTTCCTTTCTGACACTTGAATCCCAGCGGAGATGAACTCTAGGTAGGAGTGTCTGGTCAGGGAAGTTAATTCTTCTTTTAAGTATGTCTCCCCTTTCATCTACTTCTGAAGTAAGTAAGACAAAGAGCAGCTGTTACAGGGTTTCAGTACTGATTCTGTCAGAGGGCAAGTAACTAATCTTTCCTTGGAGAATTAATGCAAAGAGGGAAGCCAAAACTacttaaaaggaaggaaaagtcaTGATATCAGGccactttgttctttttttccagtagttCTAGGAAATATAACTATTGTATGTAAATCCTCTTCCTTGCCCCTGTGGTTTGAGAACCACACAAATGCAGAATTATCTTCTGGCTCTGTAAAAACAGGAATAAACTCATGATAACTATGCTCTGCCTGTGGGATTTAGCACTTCTAATGGTGCTGGTAACCTCCTTCTTCCCTGAAATAAAATCCCTAGACAAAAAAGTAAACTTACAAATATTGGTCTGGCTGGGGTAGTGCAAGTCTGTCCTGTGAGCTTCCTTTAAATGTGACTGTCTTGCTTCACAGTCTGCTGATGATAAATACCAGTTCTGATGTTTTCAGACAATTCATTTGTCAGGGAAGAGAGCAACAAACTTAGTTCACAGTCTCAGTGGTAGTAAATTATTTGCAGGAGGCCTCATTCGTTTGTCTCAGTGACTTGAAATCGGCCCTCAACTAATTCCAGTCTTGCTGTGCCAGCGCTTACCGCGAGTTTCCCGATGCCcttggaaaagcagaacaaaacagttTAATGCCTGCTTCTGGTTTCCTTTCAGGTGAATCATGATTCCAGTCACTGAATTACGCTACTTTGCTGACACTCAGCCCGCATACCGCATCCTGAAGCCATGGTGGGATGTCTTCACAGACTACATTTCCATCGTGATGCTGATGATTGCGGTGTTCGGTGGGACGCTTCAGGTTACCCAGGACAAAATGATTTGTTTGCCTTGTAAATGGGTTACCAAAGACTCTTGCAATGACTCAGTCAGAGGTTGGACAGCTTCAGCCCCAGAACGTACCTACTATAACTCTAGTCCTGTTCCCTCTACGGATATAGGGCCTAAAGGGATCAAATATGATTTGGACCGGCACCAGTACAACTATGTGGATGCGGTGTGCTATGAGAATCGTCTTCACTGGTTTGCCAAGTATTTTCCTTATCTGGTGCTGCTACATACTCTCATCTTCCTGGCTTGTAGCAACTTCTGGTTCAAATTCCCAAGGACCAGCTCCAAGTTGGAGCATTTTGTGTCTATTTTGCTTAAGTGTTTTGACTCTCCGTGGACAACAAGGGCATTATCTGAGACAGTGGTGGAGGAAAGTGATACCAAGCCAGCATTTGGGAAAATGAATGGCTCCATGGACAAGAAATCCTCCACAGTCAGTGAGGATGTGGAAGCTACTGTTCCCATGCTGCAGAGAACAAAGTCTCGAATTGAGCAAGGAATTGTGGACCGGTCTGAGACTGGTGTCTTGGACAAAAAGGAAGGTGAACAAGCCAAAGCACTCTTTGAGAAAGTGAAGAAGTTCCGCACACACGTGGAAGAGGGAGATATAGTTTATCGCCTGTACATGAGACAGACCATCATCAAAGTGATCAAGTTCATTCTGATCATCTGCTATACTGTTTATTATGTCAACAACATAACGTTTGATGTTGACTGTAAAGTGGACATTGAGAGCTTGACTGGCTACAGGATGTACCGCTGTGCTCACCCTTTGGCCACTCTCTTCAAAATCTTGGCATCTTTCTACATCAGTTTGGTGATATTCTATGGCTTGATCTGCATGTACACACTCTGGTGGATGCTGAGGCGATCGCTCAAGAAATACTCCTTTGAGTCCATCCGGGAGGAGAGCAGTTACAGTGACATTCCTGATGTGAAAAATGACTTTGCTTTTATGCTCCATCTGATCGATCAGTATGACCCCCTGTACTCCAAGCGCTTTGCTGTCTTTCTGTCAGAGGTGAGTGAGAACAAACTGCGGCAGCTGAACCTCAACAATGAGTGGACTCTGGAGAAGCTGCGCCAGAGGATCACCAAGAACTCCCAGGATAAGCTGGAGCTGCATCTCTTCATGTTGAGTGGTATTCCTGACACGGTCTTTGACCTCATTGAGCTGGAGGTCTTGAAGCTGGAGCTTATCCCTGATGTCACTATTCCCCCAAGCATTGCTCAGCTCACCAGCCTTAAGGAACTGTGGCTCTACCACACAGCTGCCAAAATTGAGGCTCCAGCCCTTGCCTTCCTGAGGGAGAATTTGAAATCTCTTCACATCAAGTTCACAGACATCAAGGAGATTCCTCTTTGGATTTATAGCCTGAAGACACTAGAGGAGCTTCATCTGACAGGAAACTTGAGTGCTGAA is part of the Apus apus isolate bApuApu2 chromosome 19, bApuApu2.pri.cur, whole genome shotgun sequence genome and harbors:
- the LRRC8A gene encoding volume-regulated anion channel subunit LRRC8A; amino-acid sequence: MIPVTELRYFADTQPAYRILKPWWDVFTDYISIVMLMIAVFGGTLQVTQDKMICLPCKWVTKDSCNDSVRGWTASAPERTYYNSSPVPSTDIGPKGIKYDLDRHQYNYVDAVCYENRLHWFAKYFPYLVLLHTLIFLACSNFWFKFPRTSSKLEHFVSILLKCFDSPWTTRALSETVVEESDTKPAFGKMNGSMDKKSSTVSEDVEATVPMLQRTKSRIEQGIVDRSETGVLDKKEGEQAKALFEKVKKFRTHVEEGDIVYRLYMRQTIIKVIKFILIICYTVYYVNNITFDVDCKVDIESLTGYRMYRCAHPLATLFKILASFYISLVIFYGLICMYTLWWMLRRSLKKYSFESIREESSYSDIPDVKNDFAFMLHLIDQYDPLYSKRFAVFLSEVSENKLRQLNLNNEWTLEKLRQRITKNSQDKLELHLFMLSGIPDTVFDLIELEVLKLELIPDVTIPPSIAQLTSLKELWLYHTAAKIEAPALAFLRENLKSLHIKFTDIKEIPLWIYSLKTLEELHLTGNLSAENNRYIVIDGLRELKRLKVLRLKSNLTKLPQVVTDVGVHLQKLSINNEGTKLIVLNSLKKMVNLTELELIRCDLERIPHSIFSLHNLQEIDLKDNNLKTIEEIISFQHLHRLTCLKLWYNHIAYIPMQIGNLTNLERLYLNRNKIDKIPTQLFYCRKLRYLDLSHNNLTFIPPDVGLLQNLQSLAVTANRIESLPPELFQCRKLRTLHLGNNVLQSLPSRVGELTNLSQIELRGNRLECLPVELGECPLLKRSGLVVEEDLFNTLPLEIKERLWRADKEQA